A genomic segment from Eriocheir sinensis breed Jianghai 21 chromosome 46, ASM2467909v1, whole genome shotgun sequence encodes:
- the LOC126981082 gene encoding ceramide synthase 2-like: MAAVKSYVDVFLSPSMQHYISNNTLIGVWWNKATAAFWRPDFWLPAGLRWEDLVDTDDLRYPNFHDVCVYPLFLGVMLLLLKNFIVVPFLLDPLARLAGIPNNRPHPPVPSKVMEALYLRHGHMPPKEALKEASDMADVSTRQAERWLRRRRALAKTTVYEKFIECGFNLLCHTSLTVYGVKMMYSKPWLWDISETWDNYPHHHVDDDMWWYYVAGLSYFWASAFLQVHSPGRSTFDKVQMMLHHLFTVLLMMFSWSCNFTRAGSLVLLLHEVADVPLLTAKMLTYAGISAFTDATFVVFIVSWAVTRCYLYPFWLMKEMFMQTDDYFQTPAFNFLYTLACGLLVIDLVWTFLIIRVVMRKVTAGSLQDVRSDGEGVTTDKDEDESWRAKNKTE; the protein is encoded by the exons atggctgccGTAAAAAGCTACGTGGACGTTTTCCTGAGTCCGTCGATGCAACACTACATCAGCAATAACACTCTG ATTGGTGTTTGGTGGAATAAAGCTACTGCAGCGTTTTGGAGGCCTGACTTCTGGCTTCCGGCAGGACTACGCTGGGAAGACCTGGTGGACACAGATGACCTGCGCTACCCCAACTTCCATGATGTTTGCGTGTATCCACTTTTCCTGGGTGTGATGCTGCTACTACTGAAAAACTTCATTGTCGTGCCCTTCTTACTGGACCCTCTGGCTCGTCTTGCAGGCATTCCCAACAACCGCCCCCACCCTCCCGTGCCTTCTAAAGTCATGGAAGCGTTGTACCTCCGCCATGGACACATGCCACCAAAGGAGGCTCTAAAGGAGGCGTCTGACATGGCTGACGTGTCGACTCGTCAGGCCGAACGTTGGTTGAGGAGGCGGCGAGCCCTCGCCAAGACAACCGTCTACGAAAAGTTCATTGAGTGTGGCTTTAATCTTCTGTGCCACACGTCGCTGACGGTGTACGGGGTGAAGATGATGTATTCCAAGCCATGGCTGTGGGACATCTCTGAGACCTGGGACAACTACCCGCACCACCACGTCGACGACGATATGTGGTGGTACTACGTCGCCGGCCTCTCCTACTTTTGGGCCTCCGCCTTCCTGCAGGTCCACTCCCCTGGCCGCAGCACGTTCGACAAGGTGCAGATGATGCTGCACCACCTCTTCACCGTGCTGCTCATGATGTTTTCCTGGTCGTGCAACTTCACCCGTGCGGGATCGTTGGTACTCCTCCTACACGAAGTTGCGGACGTGCCTCTGCTTACTGCCAAAATGCTGACGTACGCCGGCATCAGTGCCTTCACCGACGCAACTTTTGTAGTTTTCATCGTGAGCTGGGCCGTGACACGGTGCTACCTCTACCCGTTCTGGCTTATGAAGGAGATGTTCATGCAGACCGACGATTATTTTCAGACACCCGCCTTCAACTTCCTGTACACCCTCGCGTGCGGCCTGCTCGTCATTGACCTGGTGTGGACGTTCCTCATTATCCGCGTGGTGATGAGAAAAGTGACCGCCGGGTCGCTGCAGGATGTCCGCTCTGACGGGGAGGGCGTGACTACTGATAAGGACGAGGACGAAAGTTGGAGGGCCAAAAATAAAactgaatag